The Astyanax mexicanus isolate ESR-SI-001 chromosome 14, AstMex3_surface, whole genome shotgun sequence genome window below encodes:
- the tmem229b gene encoding transmembrane protein 229b, with the protein MVTMATTMTPEPLTALSRWYLYAIHGYFCEVMFTAAWEFVVNCNWKFPGVTSVWALFIYGTCILIVERMYLCLRGRCNVLLRCIIYTLWTYLWEFGTGLLLRQFNACPWDYSEFKYNFMGLITAEYAVPWFCASFIVERLVIRNTLRLRFDEGSEAGRTGGQPDCGGDGGARAGSEGRRGRGASGAASSANGYVKVD; encoded by the coding sequence ATGGTCACCATGGCAACAACGATGACCCCAGAGCCACTGACGGCCTTGTCGCGGTGGTACCTGTACGCCATCCATGGCTACTTCTGCGAGGTCATGTTCACGGCAGCTTGGGAGTTTGTAGTCAACTGCAACTGGAAGTTCCCCGGTGTGACAAGCGTCTGGGCACTCTTCATCTACGGTACGTGCATCCTCATCGTGGAGCGCATGTACCTGTGCCTGCGGGGCCGCTGTAACGTGCTTCTCCGCTGTATCATCTACACGCTGTGGACCTACCTGTGGGAGTTTGGGACTGGCCTGCTACTGCGGCAGTTCAACGCCTGCCCCTGGGACTACTCCGAATTTAAGTATAACTTCATGGGGCTGATCACGGCGGAATACGCTGTGCCTTGGTTCTGCGCATCCTTCATCGTGGAGCGCCTGGTCATCCGCAACACGCTGCGGCTACGTTTCGACGAAGGGTCTGAGGCTGGCCGGACTGGAGGACAGCCTGACTGTGGTGGAGATGGTGGGGCAAGAGCAGGAAGTGAaggaaggagaggaagaggagccaGTGGAGCGGCAAGTAGTGCCAACGGCTACGTGAAGGTGGACTAA